The sequence below is a genomic window from Halosolutus gelatinilyticus.
CGGGTTCGATCGCGTAGGTCTCGACGTTCTCACCGTCGACCTCCGCGACGGTGGTCTCGCCGTGGATGGCGATCTCGTCCGTCCCGGCGCCGTGGACGACCAGCGCTCGCTCGGTGTCCATGCGGGCGAGCGCGTTCGCGAGGACCGGCGCCAGGTCCGGGTCGTAGACGCCGACGACCTGGGCGCTGGCGCCCGCGGGGTTCGTCAGCGGTCCGAGCACGTTGAAGATCGTCCGCATCGCGAGTTCCCGGCGCGGGCCGATGACGGCCTTCATCGCGGGGTGGAACGCGGGCGCGTGCATGTAGCCGATGCCGCGCGCCTCGATCGATCGCTCGACCGCGTCGGGATCGGCGTCGAGCCTAACGCCGAGTTCCTCGAGCACGTCGGAACTGCCCGACGAGGAGGAAACGGAGTAGTTGCCGTGCTTGGCGACCGGCACGCCCGCTCCCGCGGCGACCATCGCGCTCGTCGTCGAGACGTTGATCGTGTCGTAGTCGTCGCCGCCCGTCCCGCAGGTGTCGACCAGCGGCTCGCGATCGGGCTCGATCGTGCGGGCGGCAGCGCGCATTCCCTCGGCGAAGCCGGCGATCTCGGCTTCCGTCTCGCCTTTCGCGCGAAGTGCGGCCAGGAGCGCGCCGATCTGCGCCTCGGTCGCGTCCTCGAACACGGCCGCCGAGGCCGCGC
It includes:
- the trpD gene encoding anthranilate phosphoribosyltransferase is translated as MKEYVTRVTDGEDLTQTEACAASAAVFEDATEAQIGALLAALRAKGETEAEIAGFAEGMRAAARTIEPDREPLVDTCGTGGDDYDTINVSTTSAMVAAGAGVPVAKHGNYSVSSSSGSSDVLEELGVRLDADPDAVERSIEARGIGYMHAPAFHPAMKAVIGPRRELAMRTIFNVLGPLTNPAGASAQVVGVYDPDLAPVLANALARMDTERALVVHGAGTDEIAIHGETTVAEVDGENVETYAIEPADLGLEEHDIGDIAGGAPEANAADLRGIVEGDVTGAKRDVILANAGAAVYVAGEADSLEAGADAALEAIESGDAAAKLDLLRTGQAPETVEAEGR